Proteins encoded together in one Triticum dicoccoides isolate Atlit2015 ecotype Zavitan chromosome 7B, WEW_v2.0, whole genome shotgun sequence window:
- the LOC119335911 gene encoding pentatricopeptide repeat-containing protein At5g48730, chloroplastic-like isoform X7, translating into MAAAPAACPFPTLPSPSSSLSRSTRRLHVRAGLPPVATASPREQQSAREAAGARERRRQREEEKAEADAEDLERQRKEKGNHHPPTLSIILRREATKVVLDKREPGKGTRLLLPRTILEVLHDRVVALRWESAFKVFELMRDQVFRSVHRPRPSPRSACCVCIQVKKEEEFSTGPLSLLLMSVKNNTHRTRASWPIKAHGARKRRKE; encoded by the exons ATGGCCGCCGCGCCGGCGGCGTGCCCCTTCCCCACGctcccctcgccctcctcctcccttAGCAGGTCCACGCGCCGTCTTCACGTCCGCGCGGGCCTGCCGCCAGTGGCGACCGCCTCGCCGCGCGAGCAGCAGAGCGCCAGGGAAGCGGCGGGCGCCAGGGAGAGGAGGCGGCAGcgggaggaggagaaggccgaGGCCGATGCGGAGGATCTCGagcggcagaggaaggagaaggggaacCATCATCCTCCGACGCTCTCCATCATCCTCCGGCGCGAGGCCACCAAGGTCGTCCTCGACAAGCGCGAGCCCGGCAAGGGcacccgcctcctcctccctcgAACCATCCTCGAGGTCCTCCACGACCGTGTCGTCGCGCTCCGCTGGGAGTCCGCCTTCAAG GTGTTCGAGCTAATGCGGGACCAGGTGTTCCGAAGTGTGCATCGTCCGCGCCCCTCGCCCAGATCTGCTTGCTGCGTGTGCATCCAA gtgaagaaggaggaggagtTCAGCACTGGGCCCCTGTCCCTGCTCCTGATGAGTGTCAAGAACAATACTCAC
- the LOC119335911 gene encoding pentatricopeptide repeat-containing protein At5g48730, chloroplastic-like isoform X6 yields the protein MAAAPAACPFPTLPSPSSSLSRSTRRLHVRAGLPPVATASPREQQSAREAAGARERRRQREEEKAEADAEDLERQRKEKGNHHPPTLSIILRREATKVVLDKREPGKGTRLLLPRTILEVLHDRVVALRWESAFKVFELMRDQVFRSVHRPRPSPRSACCVCIQVKKEEEFSTGPLSLLLMSVKNNTHQRTRASWPIKAHGARKRRKE from the exons ATGGCCGCCGCGCCGGCGGCGTGCCCCTTCCCCACGctcccctcgccctcctcctcccttAGCAGGTCCACGCGCCGTCTTCACGTCCGCGCGGGCCTGCCGCCAGTGGCGACCGCCTCGCCGCGCGAGCAGCAGAGCGCCAGGGAAGCGGCGGGCGCCAGGGAGAGGAGGCGGCAGcgggaggaggagaaggccgaGGCCGATGCGGAGGATCTCGagcggcagaggaaggagaaggggaacCATCATCCTCCGACGCTCTCCATCATCCTCCGGCGCGAGGCCACCAAGGTCGTCCTCGACAAGCGCGAGCCCGGCAAGGGcacccgcctcctcctccctcgAACCATCCTCGAGGTCCTCCACGACCGTGTCGTCGCGCTCCGCTGGGAGTCCGCCTTCAAG GTGTTCGAGCTAATGCGGGACCAGGTGTTCCGAAGTGTGCATCGTCCGCGCCCCTCGCCCAGATCTGCTTGCTGCGTGTGCATCCAA gtgaagaaggaggaggagtTCAGCACTGGGCCCCTGTCCCTGCTCCTGATGAGTGTCAAGAACAATACTCAC